The genomic interval TTTCTCCAGCAGCAGTTCCTTATTGCCAGACAGCAACATGGCAGATGCTTCGGACACACTATGTACGCCGAGTTTTGACATCACTACTTCCGACGGGTTAAGCACCTCCTGTGTATTCAGCTCATCGGCCGTATAAGTAATAAAGGGGATCTGCAGTTTTTCCGCCAATGCAATAAAGGCGGTTTCGTCGTGTTTTACATCAATGGAGCCCATCGCCCTCACAGATTCCATAGCAAGTCCATGCTGCGCCAACTGCTGGTATACAGACGCCTCCAGGAGCGCTGTTTCTATATCCCGCGAGCAGCCCATCCCGAGATGTAATACCGGCGGATGGAGATATAGTACGGGTATACTTACCAGGTACTTTTTATAAGTCACCGCGATCAGCAGCGCATACTTCGAAAGGTCTGCCTGGTCAAGGTCATAAAAGACATCTGCAAAGGCTGGCAGTGTCTTTTCGAGATGTGCCGTGCCTTTGTCCTTGATGTCGAGCAGTACCGCTGTAGGTTGGTTATTGACGAATAAGGAAATAATACTGTTCATGTCCCGGCTGGCGGCCGTCTTCCAGCCAAATTGCTCCGCCAGTGTATCGAGCGACCAGATATCCTGCAGGTCACTACTGGTGGTGATCACCGCCTGAGCGCCGGTGGCGGCCGCTAGTTTGCGGGTAATGGCATTGGCGCCGCCGATATGTCCTGATACCACTGATTGTACAAAAAGCCCCCTGTCGTCCATATTGATGACGGCAGGATCTGTTTGTTTATCCTGTAAATAAGGCGCAATGCTTCTTACGCAGATGCCCAGTGCCCCGATAAAGATCAGTGTATCGAAACTGCTGAAATTAACTGCCAGGAAGGAAGCAATGCTATCGATGTGTGTTGCCTGCTCATGATGACGGGTGCTGACCAGCAGGGACTTCGGGAATTCTGTCCTGATCCTGTTGCCCAACGCAAGGCCACTGTCGGTGCTGGCTATGATGACTGTCTTGCTCATGTTATCTTTTTTCTGCTCCCAGTATGGTAATAGGATTGTGATCATCCACCCGTATCACCATCGGTGTTGACAATGTATAATCTAACGCCTGCGCGATGGCTGTAAACTGAGTTTTGCTTTCCTCTTTCACTGCATTCAATACGATCCTGCCGCCGGAGGGAAGGAGGGTATCCAGTTTCCGCAATAGTTCTTCCAGCCTGCCGCCGTGCCCACCGATGAAGACCGCATCAGGAGCTGGGTAGAGATGAAGGTCTGTCTCAAAGAAATCGCCCATCACACTTGTAATACCCGGTGTGGAATGCCTGCGCATATTTTTATCCATCAACTCACTGCATTCGCTCCTTTGTTCAAAAGCGACGATGCGCAGGTGCGGATAGGATCTCCTGGCTTCAATAGAAACAGCGCCGGTACAAAAGCCTATATCCCAGAGCACATTACGCCCGGCGAGGTCCAGGAAGGACAGGCTGGAGAGACGCACGGGCATTTTGGTGATCATATTCGGACGGTTTTCCAGGCTATAGAAAAGATGGTCTGCGATGCCGTACGAGAATGCCTGCCTGTATGTTCTTACCAGTATCACACAGTTCAGCTGATGTGCCGTATGCCTGATCGCTTCAGTTAATTCAAATGTGGTGGTGCGATGATGGAGGCCGCCCAGGTCTTCGCCTACGATCATTCTGTAATTGGTGAAATTGTATTCCAGCATGCGTTGAGCAATAACTGCCGGTGTCTTCTGCTGGTCTGTCAATACACCGATCATTGGTGCCTGTGTAAGGAGGGCATTGTCCAGTTCATCCCAGGAGCGTCCGTGTACAGACACATTCCGCAGGTTGGCGTAAGCAAGATTGTTCGCATGACAAAGCAATTGTATGCTGTTGAAATAAGGATAGATCTTCATCGTTGCTGCCGGATCGAATTTCTGTATAGTGCCGGCAAAGCCATAGAACAGCGGGTCTCCGGAGGCGAATACCACCACGGGCCCGTTATGCTGGCTGAACTGTTCAAAGAGAACAGGCATATTACCCTGAATATCTATCCAATGATGATGTGCAGGAAGGTGTTTTTTCACCAGCTCATAGTGCCGCTTACCGCCGGAGAATACCTTGTGCGATGGTAACAGTTGTCTGACTGCATCCGGCAGGATGTAGTCAGGTTCATTTGATATGCCGATCACAATATATTCCACTACTTAATCATTTACGGTGAAAGCTGCATTGACGATACTGGCTGCCACATTGCTGCCGCCTTTACGTCCCTGTATGATGACGTAGGGCACGTTTTTCATGGCCTGTAATTTCAGCTTGGACTCGATTACATTCACAAATCCGACAGGCGCACCAACAATACCCGCCGGCCTGAACCTATTGTCCTGCAACTGGTCGCAGAGCTCAAACAGGGCAGTAGGTGCATTCCCTACCACAAACAGTGCCTCCGGATGTTTTTCTATCGCGATACGCATGCCTGCCTGGCTGCGGGTAAGCCTTTCTTTTTCCGCCAGTGGCAGTACTGCTTCATCATTCAGGTAACAGTATACACTGGTATTATATTTCTTCAGAAAATCTTTGGTAATACCTGATTGCACCATGGTGACATCAGTAACGATAGTACCGCCCGCCTTCAGATAGTGATGCCATTGCGTGATAGCATCCTTATTCGACAGGTAGAGATCCTCATATTCGAAGTCGGCCGTAGTATGGATACAACGCATAACAGCCCATCTGTCGGCCATCGTTAGGTCCGGGCGTTTCATTTGGGCAGCTATCTGCCGAAAGCTTTCGTCCTGTATTTCCTGGCCACTTTGCGGTTTCCTGGACATATATCCGCGGGGCGTGACAAGGAAGTTCTTAAACTGGTAGGTCTGTGAATTGCCGATCATCACAAGCGAGAACATGTCCACGTCTTCGATGCAGAGGTCCGCCAGCGTGGTGATCGTGATCTCTTCTTCTGGTCTTGTTACCTGGCGGATGATGGCAACCGGTGTAGCTGGCTCCCGGTGTTGCAGGAAGAGCTCTTTAAACCGGGACAGTTGCCAGAAACGTTTTTTACTCCGTGGGTTATAAAGCGAGGTGACAAAGTCGCCCATAGCCGCCGCCTGTATCCGCTTTTCGATCAGGGGCCAGGGCGTCATCAGGTCGGATAGTGAGATGCAGCAGAAGTCATGACCCAGTGGAGCGCCCAGTTTGCCGGCAGCAGCAATAAAAGCGCTGATACCGGGAATGGTCTCCAGTTCAATCTCCTTATCGGCATGTGTACTGGCATATTGATATACCAGGGAGGCCATTGCATAAATGCCTGCATCACCGGAACTGATCACCACCACATGTTTGTTCGCTTCACAGCGTTCTACCGCCAGTGCTGCACGGGCTTCTTCTTCTGTGAGGTCTTTCCCGATACATTCACAATCTAATTTCAGGAGATGTGCGATGAACTGAAAGTAATAACTATAGCCGATCACGATATCGGCTGTTGCCAATACCTGTTGGGCTACAGGCAGAATATAATCCTTACCGCCGGGTCCTATGCCAACTACACTTAACTTCATATCCTTTTTAAAATGAGTAAAGAAAAATAGGGGATCTCCCTGTTTTCCAGATCGTTTATATCTGTTGTAATGTATTGCTGTGTTGTGCCCAATCGTTCACAGTAGACCATCTGCAGGCCGGTTTGCCGGATGAGTGTACGGATCTCCTGCAGCACGCTGCGTACTTTGATCAGCACAACGGTTTCAAACTCCCGCAGGTAGCGGGAGAGAGCATCGCGGTCATTCATCCTCGGGAGAATAGCTATTTTCTCATTGAGAACAGCGAGTGAAGATTGATGTTCGGCGGCGCCCAATATAAAGGACGGCACACCGGCAACGATCTCCAGGTCCAGTTTGTGTGCCTGGATATGTTTTAGGAGGTAGGCGAAAGTGCTGTAGAAAGAGATATCTCCTTCGCTGACGAAGGCCACGCGGAGACCATTATGATAGTCGGCCAGCAGCCGCTGAAAAGTGTTTGCATAGGTGTTTTCAGCCGACTGGCGGTCGTCAGACATTTTCAGAAACATGCCCTGTAATTTACTTTCTTCCAGCTGGTAGTGTTGCAGTATCTGTAATGAATAACTGGCCGTCGTCCCATTCGGCAACAGCGATCCCGGATAATAGATCTTATCCGCCTGTTGCAATATTTGCAGGCCTTTTACGGTGATCAGCAGCGGATCGCCGGGCCCTAATGAAATGCCATATATCTTTCCCTGTTTGTGCATGTATTAGATACCTAGGATCTTTTTAACTTTTCTGAACACTGTTTTCTTATCGCCTGGCTTCTCCTCTTCTTCAAAGAGGATACCTTTCACTGCCAGGTGATGACCTACCTGTGGATTGCCTACCTCTTCTTCAAAGCCGATGATCTGTGTACGATATTTACACAACTGGCAATTCATATTTGGATTACCTTCTTCCACTTCACGAATGCGTTCATCAATTGTTTGCAGCAGCAGTTCATCACAGCCGAAGGCGGCAGTGGCGATGATCTCTTTCTGCGATACTGCCCTGAACTCATCCAGTTGCGTATAGATCTTTTTCAGTAACACGCCGGTGAAGAGGAATACGGGCAGGGCCAGGATCCTTTTATAGGGCAGATGATCGATGACAGGAAGGATGTCTTTTAACAGTGGTTGTGTTACACCGATGAAAGCCGTGGTGGCAAATCCGTAGCCCAGTCCTTCTCCCAGCATATGGGTGAGCTTCGCCACATCGGAGTTAGCATCCGGGTCGGAAGTGCCCCTGCCTACGAGCAGCAGACAAGCGTCTTTCCTGTCGGGTATTGGCGCTGTTGCTTCTGCCTGTTCAATGAGTTGCTTCGCCAGCTGAAGCATGGACGGCGTAATGCCGATATGCCTGCCCAGCCTGATGGTCAGGTCTTTATACTGGCTTTGCAGCGTATTCATTTCATAGGGAATATCGTTCTTGGCGTGGCCGCCGGCAAAGAGGATCGCAGGCACGGCGGTGATCTCTCTCACGCCTGCCAGGTACATGCGCTCTACAGCGGCTGCATACACCGGGTGTGCGAATTCCAGGAAACCGTAATCCACCATCCTGTCCGGATAGCGTTTTTGCAGTGCTGATACCAGTTCTTTAAAGCCGTATACCCCTTGGGGATCCCGGCTGCCATGACCACATATTAATATCCCTTTCATGTTATAACTATAATAGTCCGAGCGGATCCGGATATTTGAATGAATAGTTCAGCCGTTGTTTGATCTTTTCGGAATTAATGATCTTAAAATGAGGATCTGTCGCCGCTGCAAAGGTGGGCAGTTCAAGTCCCGCTTTGGCAGCAGCCAGTGTATAGAACTCCCTTCGTGTGGGATGCATATCTGCGCAGGCGTTGAATATCTCACCCCATGCCTGTTGTTGTATGATGCCGGTAATAAGTGCAATACAATCGTCCTGGTGGATGACATTGATCGGAGCATCTCCATTCTCTACATTCTTTTTGCCAGCGAGGAATCGTCCGGGGAGGCGGTCATAACCAACCAGTCCGGCAAACCGGACGATGGTCGTGATCAGGTGCGGATTTGTCCGCAGCATTTTTTCCACTGCCAGTAGCGCCTTGCCGCTGTCTTTCGAGGGCGGGGCTGTCTCCAGTTCTGTTACTTCCTGGTTCAGGTCAGGATATACAGAGGTGGAGCTGACGAAGATGACATGCTTTGCGGGGCTTTTGAGGACCTGATCCAGCAAGAGCTTCATCTGCGCCTGGTGATAGAGCAGTACATCTTCCCGGCGGGAAGGCGGAATATTGATGATGAGGATCTCGCTTTCAAGGAACCCTGCCAGATCATTGCTGGTAATACTGGTGTCTGTAATCTCCACCTGGTAGGGTGCGATCCCTTTTTGGCGCAGCGCTTCAAACCTTTCTGCCTGTGTGACAGACCCTTTAACGGTGTAACCTTCCTGCACGAGGTGTGCTGCCAATGGTAACCCCAGCCAGCCGCAACCGAGAATGCTAATTGTATTTTCCAGTGTTTGTTTGTTCATAGTACATTGTCCTTAACGCTTTCTAATACCGCTTCACCTTTGGAGTACCTGTGTCGCAGGTACAGCTCAGCGTATAACGATATAATGATACTGATAAAAACAAGACCGACAATATTATTCTGGAAATCATCCAGTTCCAGTGCCGGGTTCATTACACTTGCAATTTTATACAGCGGAATGGCAAAACACATGATGGTGATCAGCACATTCAGCTTAAAGCGATGACGCTGGATCTTTTTCTGATCGAATGTTTTCAGCAGTTTACTGAGCAGGAGGGAGTCGCAGGTTCCGGTGAGGATCAGACCCAGGGAGAATACCACGCCACCCAGTATAGCATATATCCACTGATTAGAAACAGATACTGCGTACCCAAAAGCCGCGATCTGGGAGGAGGTATCAAAGATGAAACCGAAGATGATGCCGGTGATGATCACGGTGAACGGATTAAGACTGTTGCTGAACGATTTCGGCAGCAGCTTTTTCCTGAACCCGCTGAGTTGTGCGCCGTCTTTACGCGTAAGTGAGATAAGGTTGGAGACGCCCATAAAGAGCAGCATCACAGAAGACAACCATTCCACTATGATATCGAGCATAGTGGGCATTTCGAAATTGTTCTTCAGGATGCAGAGGAAGAGTGCAATGGCGGTTACCATGATACCATGCCCGAAGGTGAAAAGAGTACCTACCCAACGGGTCCAGATACTTTTATTCAGATGCAGGCGGTAGGTATAACCGTCTATGACGGTAATATGATCAGGGTCCAGTCCATGTCGCAGGCCTAGTACCGACAGGACAATGAACCCTGTAAGGTCCTGTTGTAAGAAGTCCATTATTCGTTCGGTTGTCCGCTAAGGATGAGAGGTTTGACGTCTACAAGTTCAGCAGCGGGAAAGTGTACATGTTCTTCCAGCAGTACGTTCTGCATGAGGTGTTGTGTAACGATCTCGCGGGTGGTATCAGGCGTAACGCCTTTATACCAGAGACCTTCCGGGTGCATGAAGATCATTGGTCCCCAGGTACATTGCCCCAGGCATTTGGTACGTACAGTGTGAATTTCGTCGTTGAGGTCATGCTCGCTAAGATGTGCTCTTAACTGGTTGGTGTTTTCGTCGGCGCCGCTTTTGCTGCAGGTGCCGCCATTGCAAATGAAAAGGATCTTTTGAACTTTGGTCAGGTCTTTGATCGCCATACTGTTGCCTACATTTAATTTAATACATTAATTACCCGTTAATGATTAAACAAAACTTCAGGAGGGGAAATAGCGGGGTAGGGCAACGCAGATCACATGATATGACGTGTTGCTTTTCCTGTGCTTTCTTCCCGAAGCGTTGGATAAACATGGTTGTTGGCAGGTCTTCTGACTTGTTCCACTCTTAACGCCTTCCCATCCGCCTGATAGCGGGACAGTGGCATAAGTTAAGAGCTGTTTTGGAACTTACAGCAGCGGGAACTGTTTTGGAATTACACCAAATTCCCTTTTAATTTCAACCGGTATGAGCGGCTGAAAACCAAAAACTGGCGTGAAGGTAGGGAATTATTTATTGTTTTCCTAAGACAGGGGAATTGTACGGGGGGATCCCGTACGCATATACGGTGCGCAATGTATGGTTTTCTTTGTGTTGCGGGTAAGGTA from Chitinophaga filiformis carries:
- a CDS encoding SDR family oxidoreductase, coding for MNKQTLENTISILGCGWLGLPLAAHLVQEGYTVKGSVTQAERFEALRQKGIAPYQVEITDTSITSNDLAGFLESEILIINIPPSRREDVLLYHQAQMKLLLDQVLKSPAKHVIFVSSTSVYPDLNQEVTELETAPPSKDSGKALLAVEKMLRTNPHLITTIVRFAGLVGYDRLPGRFLAGKKNVENGDAPINVIHQDDCIALITGIIQQQAWGEIFNACADMHPTRREFYTLAAAKAGLELPTFAAATDPHFKIINSEKIKQRLNYSFKYPDPLGLL
- the cobI gene encoding precorrin-2 C(20)-methyltransferase gives rise to the protein MHKQGKIYGISLGPGDPLLITVKGLQILQQADKIYYPGSLLPNGTTASYSLQILQHYQLEESKLQGMFLKMSDDRQSAENTYANTFQRLLADYHNGLRVAFVSEGDISFYSTFAYLLKHIQAHKLDLEIVAGVPSFILGAAEHQSSLAVLNEKIAILPRMNDRDALSRYLREFETVVLIKVRSVLQEIRTLIRQTGLQMVYCERLGTTQQYITTDINDLENREIPYFSLLILKRI
- a CDS encoding NAD+ synthetase is translated as MDFLQQDLTGFIVLSVLGLRHGLDPDHITVIDGYTYRLHLNKSIWTRWVGTLFTFGHGIMVTAIALFLCILKNNFEMPTMLDIIVEWLSSVMLLFMGVSNLISLTRKDGAQLSGFRKKLLPKSFSNSLNPFTVIITGIIFGFIFDTSSQIAAFGYAVSVSNQWIYAILGGVVFSLGLILTGTCDSLLLSKLLKTFDQKKIQRHRFKLNVLITIMCFAIPLYKIASVMNPALELDDFQNNIVGLVFISIIISLYAELYLRHRYSKGEAVLESVKDNVL
- the cobJ gene encoding precorrin-3B C(17)-methyltransferase, which codes for MKLSVVGIGPGGKDYILPVAQQVLATADIVIGYSYYFQFIAHLLKLDCECIGKDLTEEEARAALAVERCEANKHVVVISSGDAGIYAMASLVYQYASTHADKEIELETIPGISAFIAAAGKLGAPLGHDFCCISLSDLMTPWPLIEKRIQAAAMGDFVTSLYNPRSKKRFWQLSRFKELFLQHREPATPVAIIRQVTRPEEEITITTLADLCIEDVDMFSLVMIGNSQTYQFKNFLVTPRGYMSRKPQSGQEIQDESFRQIAAQMKRPDLTMADRWAVMRCIHTTADFEYEDLYLSNKDAITQWHHYLKAGGTIVTDVTMVQSGITKDFLKKYNTSVYCYLNDEAVLPLAEKERLTRSQAGMRIAIEKHPEALFVVGNAPTALFELCDQLQDNRFRPAGIVGAPVGFVNVIESKLKLQAMKNVPYVIIQGRKGGSNVAASIVNAAFTVND
- a CDS encoding sirohydrochlorin chelatase, giving the protein MKGILICGHGSRDPQGVYGFKELVSALQKRYPDRMVDYGFLEFAHPVYAAAVERMYLAGVREITAVPAILFAGGHAKNDIPYEMNTLQSQYKDLTIRLGRHIGITPSMLQLAKQLIEQAEATAPIPDRKDACLLLVGRGTSDPDANSDVAKLTHMLGEGLGYGFATTAFIGVTQPLLKDILPVIDHLPYKRILALPVFLFTGVLLKKIYTQLDEFRAVSQKEIIATAAFGCDELLLQTIDERIREVEEGNPNMNCQLCKYRTQIIGFEEEVGNPQVGHHLAVKGILFEEEEKPGDKKTVFRKVKKILGI
- the cobM gene encoding precorrin-4 C(11)-methyltransferase, whose product is MSKTVIIASTDSGLALGNRIRTEFPKSLLVSTRHHEQATHIDSIASFLAVNFSSFDTLIFIGALGICVRSIAPYLQDKQTDPAVINMDDRGLFVQSVVSGHIGGANAITRKLAAATGAQAVITTSSDLQDIWSLDTLAEQFGWKTAASRDMNSIISLFVNNQPTAVLLDIKDKGTAHLEKTLPAFADVFYDLDQADLSKYALLIAVTYKKYLVSIPVLYLHPPVLHLGMGCSRDIETALLEASVYQQLAQHGLAMESVRAMGSIDVKHDETAFIALAEKLQIPFITYTADELNTQEVLNPSEVVMSKLGVHSVSEASAMLLSGNKELLLEKQKISVPSGKKHTIAVALERQAVRKAVIAIVGAGPGDAELISLKGKQLVEEADLILYAGSLIPEEITHYAKKEAIVRNSASMTLEEQISLMEEHYAKGHLIVRLQSGDPSIYGAIQEQMSIFDEKGMDYYIVPGISSFQAAAASLKSEFTIPEVVQTIILTRGAGKTPLPEHEKLNEMAKHKATMCIFLSATIARPVQEQLLEHYDPETPVAVLYRVSWKDEEIYTGQLKDLAQIVRDHKLTLTTLVIVGVAIGARKNRSHLYNPDWKHTFRTGKAIKTN
- the cbiE gene encoding precorrin-6y C5,15-methyltransferase (decarboxylating) subunit CbiE is translated as MEYIVIGISNEPDYILPDAVRQLLPSHKVFSGGKRHYELVKKHLPAHHHWIDIQGNMPVLFEQFSQHNGPVVVFASGDPLFYGFAGTIQKFDPAATMKIYPYFNSIQLLCHANNLAYANLRNVSVHGRSWDELDNALLTQAPMIGVLTDQQKTPAVIAQRMLEYNFTNYRMIVGEDLGGLHHRTTTFELTEAIRHTAHQLNCVILVRTYRQAFSYGIADHLFYSLENRPNMITKMPVRLSSLSFLDLAGRNVLWDIGFCTGAVSIEARRSYPHLRIVAFEQRSECSELMDKNMRRHSTPGITSVMGDFFETDLHLYPAPDAVFIGGHGGRLEELLRKLDTLLPSGGRIVLNAVKEESKTQFTAIAQALDYTLSTPMVIRVDDHNPITILGAEKR
- a CDS encoding (2Fe-2S) ferredoxin domain-containing protein, producing MAIKDLTKVQKILFICNGGTCSKSGADENTNQLRAHLSEHDLNDEIHTVRTKCLGQCTWGPMIFMHPEGLWYKGVTPDTTREIVTQHLMQNVLLEEHVHFPAAELVDVKPLILSGQPNE